The following are from one region of the Streptomyces changanensis genome:
- a CDS encoding mandelate racemase/muconate lactonizing enzyme family protein, with amino-acid sequence MKIDSIRSHVVQAPYRRPFAISSGTSPELVSLVVEVRTDDGATGYGEASPMTAYTGETLEGLRAALTGHVAPALVGRDPRDLAGAHAAMDAAIRGQYLAKAALDLALHDLAGRVSGWPVHLLLGGLVRREVPTAWVVGLGGPEEMAKEAADHAARGFTHLKVKGGEDPDRDLELVRTVRAAVPDDVELSLDANEGYDPSTAARTVARLAEAGLDLVEQPLPRWDLTGMAALRGRGMPRVMADESVQSPHDAVEIVRRGAADVLNIKILKVGGLHRARQVAAIAEAAGLAVKIGTMPELGVATLAAAHLAAALPHATVPADLVGPLLVAAEPLAPSAFATTAETGLVTVPTTPGLGHGLTELPGRG; translated from the coding sequence GTGAAGATCGACTCGATTCGCAGCCACGTCGTCCAGGCCCCCTACCGACGCCCGTTCGCCATCAGCAGCGGGACCAGCCCCGAACTCGTCAGCCTCGTCGTCGAGGTGCGCACCGACGACGGTGCCACCGGCTACGGCGAGGCCTCGCCCATGACCGCCTACACGGGCGAGACCCTGGAGGGGCTGCGCGCGGCCCTCACCGGCCACGTCGCCCCCGCCCTCGTCGGCCGCGACCCGCGCGACCTCGCCGGGGCCCACGCCGCCATGGACGCGGCGATCCGCGGCCAGTACCTCGCCAAGGCCGCCCTCGACCTGGCCCTGCACGACCTGGCGGGCCGCGTCTCCGGGTGGCCCGTACACCTGCTCCTCGGCGGGCTGGTGCGACGGGAGGTCCCCACCGCCTGGGTCGTCGGCCTCGGCGGCCCGGAGGAGATGGCGAAGGAGGCCGCCGACCACGCCGCGCGCGGCTTCACCCACCTCAAGGTCAAGGGCGGCGAGGACCCCGACCGGGACCTCGAGCTGGTGCGCACCGTACGGGCGGCCGTCCCCGACGACGTCGAGCTCTCCCTCGACGCCAACGAGGGCTACGACCCGTCCACCGCCGCCCGTACCGTGGCGCGGCTCGCGGAGGCGGGGCTCGACCTGGTCGAACAGCCGCTGCCCCGCTGGGACCTCACCGGCATGGCGGCCCTGCGCGGCCGGGGCATGCCGCGCGTGATGGCGGACGAGTCCGTGCAGTCCCCGCACGACGCGGTCGAGATCGTGCGCCGGGGCGCCGCCGACGTCCTCAACATCAAGATCCTGAAGGTGGGCGGGCTCCACCGCGCCCGCCAGGTCGCGGCCATCGCGGAGGCCGCCGGGCTCGCCGTGAAGATCGGCACCATGCCGGAGCTGGGCGTCGCCACCCTCGCCGCCGCGCACCTCGCCGCCGCGCTGCCGCACGCGACGGTCCCCGCCGACCTCGTCGGTCCGCTCCTGGTCGCGGCGGAGCCGCTCGCCCCGTCCGCCTTCGCCACCACGGCGGAGACCGGCCTGGTCACCGTGCCGACCACGCCGGGACTCGGCCATGGACTGACGGAACTGCCCGGGCGGGGGTGA
- a CDS encoding LLM class flavin-dependent oxidoreductase yields the protein MRLGLYVNLYADKTDRPRLADAVEQVRLAEQAGFSWVVLGERHLHRPGYHEAVTTLAYLAAHTERIGLATAGLIAPVYHPVWLAETLAHVDVLSGGRLTAGFVLGYRPEEFALYGTAPRERVPRFEECLELLTRLWTEDEVSHEGRFTSLDGAFLAPRPVQSPRPRIWNGGRVSASLERTARMCDGWTTSFNELDAELPEKIAEYLAYPRGAASLGAEVIVCREGYCAPTTRLARAALEDPLRSLYDAYGDWKRTSADAARYAQEWDDIAARSVIGSPEECADRLGHYAAMGADGVVLRVQPPGMPQADALRAIEAYGTDVLPGLRPA from the coding sequence ATGCGCCTCGGTCTCTACGTCAACCTGTACGCCGACAAGACCGACCGGCCGCGGCTCGCCGACGCCGTGGAGCAGGTGCGGCTGGCCGAGCAGGCCGGGTTCTCCTGGGTGGTGCTCGGCGAGCGGCACCTGCACCGCCCCGGCTACCACGAGGCGGTCACGACGCTGGCCTACCTGGCGGCGCACACCGAGCGGATCGGCCTCGCCACGGCCGGGCTGATCGCCCCCGTCTACCACCCGGTGTGGCTGGCGGAGACGCTCGCCCACGTCGACGTGCTCTCGGGCGGGCGCCTGACGGCGGGTTTCGTGCTCGGGTACCGGCCGGAGGAGTTCGCCCTGTACGGCACGGCGCCGCGGGAGCGGGTGCCGCGGTTCGAGGAGTGCCTGGAGCTGCTGACGCGGCTGTGGACCGAGGACGAGGTGAGCCACGAGGGCCGCTTCACCTCCCTGGACGGGGCGTTCCTCGCGCCCCGGCCGGTGCAGAGCCCGCGGCCGCGGATCTGGAACGGCGGCCGGGTCTCGGCGTCCCTGGAGCGCACGGCGCGGATGTGCGACGGCTGGACGACGTCGTTCAACGAGCTGGACGCCGAACTGCCGGAGAAGATCGCCGAGTACCTCGCGTACCCGCGGGGCGCCGCGAGCCTGGGGGCGGAGGTCATCGTCTGCCGCGAGGGCTACTGCGCCCCCACGACCCGGCTGGCGCGAGCGGCCCTGGAGGACCCGCTGCGCTCGCTGTACGACGCGTACGGCGACTGGAAGCGCACGTCGGCGGACGCGGCGCGGTACGCGCAGGAGTGGGACGACATCGCGGCCCGGTCGGTGATCGGTTCGCCGGAGGAGTGCGCGGACCGGCTGGGCCACTACGCCGCGATGGGCGCGGACGGCGTGGTGCTGCGCGTCCAGCCGCCGGGCATGCCGCAGGCCGACGCGCTGCGGGCGATCGAGGCGTACGGCACGGACGTCCTGCCCGGGCTGCGCCCGGCGTGA
- a CDS encoding dihydrodipicolinate synthase family protein: MSATEELTARLRGTVLPAVLTPMDTAGSVDLRALRRYAERIAAERVGGVAVWAHTGRGLYLAPTDRRHVMTVWRDVLDVPVVAGAGVPRSERAATLPTAEDATVAMAVEAAGLGADAVMVYPMARYDGLPDGVDRAVALHERVAAESGLPVLGFFLHAGAGGYAYPPELVRRLLALPSTTGIKIATLDRAVDCQDAVRAAQGSGRLVVTGEDRMFGPSLMWGADTALVGIAAARVGLTAAVLDAWSAGDAGAFLRASDRLDRFAEATFLAPIEGYVRRMMWAAVWEGIIPEEAAHDPYGPPLPDAERHAVVACLEALATADEGAAV; encoded by the coding sequence ATGTCCGCGACCGAGGAACTCACCGCCCGGCTGCGGGGCACCGTCCTGCCCGCGGTCCTCACCCCGATGGACACCGCCGGGAGCGTCGACCTGCGCGCGCTGCGCCGTTACGCCGAACGGATCGCCGCCGAGCGGGTCGGCGGCGTCGCCGTCTGGGCGCACACCGGGCGAGGGCTGTACCTCGCCCCCACCGACCGGCGCCACGTCATGACGGTGTGGCGCGACGTCCTGGACGTGCCGGTCGTCGCGGGCGCGGGCGTGCCCCGGTCGGAGCGCGCGGCCACCCTGCCGACCGCCGAGGACGCCACGGTGGCCATGGCGGTGGAGGCGGCCGGCCTGGGCGCCGACGCCGTGATGGTGTACCCGATGGCCCGCTACGACGGGCTGCCCGACGGGGTGGATCGCGCCGTGGCGCTGCACGAGCGGGTCGCCGCGGAGAGCGGCCTGCCCGTGCTCGGCTTCTTCCTCCACGCCGGCGCCGGCGGCTACGCGTACCCGCCGGAACTGGTCCGGCGCCTGCTCGCGCTGCCCTCCACGACCGGCATCAAGATCGCCACGCTGGACCGGGCCGTGGACTGCCAGGACGCCGTCCGCGCGGCGCAGGGGAGCGGACGGCTGGTCGTGACCGGCGAGGACCGCATGTTCGGCCCGTCCCTGATGTGGGGCGCGGACACGGCCCTCGTCGGCATCGCCGCCGCGCGGGTGGGGCTCACCGCGGCCGTCCTCGACGCGTGGTCGGCCGGTGACGCGGGTGCGTTCCTGCGCGCGTCGGACCGGCTCGACCGGTTCGCCGAGGCGACGTTCCTCGCCCCCATCGAGGGGTACGTACGGCGGATGATGTGGGCGGCCGTGTGGGAGGGGATCATCCCGGAGGAGGCGGCGCACGACCCGTACGGGCCGCCGCTCCCGGACGCCGAGCGGCACGCCGTCGTCGCCTGCCTGGAAGCGCTCGCCACGGCGGACGAGGGTGCCGCGGTCTGA
- a CDS encoding lactonase family protein, whose product MERHGDRGTGTAGATGGDGAAGGGPRGARRAFVGSFTSAGGHGVTAAHLDPFTGALTPTGSAAEVADPSFLALGPGGTVLYAVCEIDEGAVAAFDVAGPAPRLLGAPRPVGGAGPTHLAYAAGHLVTAHYGSGGVSALPVGADGTPGPVAGLVRHRGHGPDPDRQAAPHAHQVVPAPDGRHLLTVDLGTDSVRVCALDPATGGLTVRGETALRPGSGPRHLAFHPSGAYVYVLSELAPTLTVCRWNGSTGALTPLDEVRLRPPGAPGVGYPSALAVSPDGRFVWAAVRGDDTLAVLELDGDGERARPVATVSGGGHWPRDLVYDPRGRRLYVAHERSGDVTWYDVDPRTGVPSRAGAVPAPAASCVVLA is encoded by the coding sequence GTGGAGCGGCACGGTGATCGCGGTACGGGGACGGCGGGGGCGACAGGGGGCGACGGCGCGGCCGGCGGAGGTCCGCGCGGCGCACGGCGGGCGTTCGTCGGCTCCTTCACCTCCGCGGGCGGCCACGGCGTCACCGCGGCCCACCTCGACCCCTTCACCGGCGCCCTGACCCCGACGGGCTCCGCGGCGGAGGTCGCCGACCCGTCGTTCCTCGCCCTCGGCCCCGGCGGCACCGTGCTGTACGCGGTCTGCGAGATCGACGAGGGGGCCGTCGCGGCCTTCGACGTCGCCGGTCCGGCGCCCCGGCTCCTCGGCGCCCCCCGACCCGTGGGCGGCGCGGGGCCGACCCACCTGGCGTACGCCGCCGGCCACCTGGTGACCGCGCACTACGGCTCCGGGGGCGTCAGCGCGCTGCCCGTGGGCGCCGACGGCACACCGGGCCCGGTCGCCGGGCTCGTCCGCCACCGGGGCCACGGCCCCGACCCGGACCGGCAGGCGGCCCCGCACGCCCACCAGGTGGTGCCCGCGCCCGACGGCCGCCACCTGCTCACCGTGGACCTCGGCACCGACTCCGTGCGCGTCTGCGCCCTGGACCCGGCCACGGGCGGGCTCACCGTGCGCGGCGAGACGGCGCTGCGGCCCGGCAGCGGCCCGCGCCACCTGGCCTTCCACCCGTCCGGCGCGTACGTGTACGTCCTGTCGGAACTGGCGCCCACGCTCACCGTGTGCCGCTGGAACGGCTCCACCGGGGCCCTGACGCCGCTGGACGAGGTACGTCTGCGGCCACCCGGCGCGCCGGGCGTCGGCTACCCGTCCGCCCTCGCCGTCAGCCCCGACGGGCGCTTCGTGTGGGCCGCCGTACGGGGCGACGACACGCTCGCCGTCCTGGAGCTCGACGGCGACGGCGAGCGGGCCCGGCCGGTCGCCACGGTCTCCGGCGGCGGCCACTGGCCGCGCGACCTGGTGTACGACCCGCGGGGGCGGCGGCTGTACGTCGCGCACGAACGCTCCGGCGACGTCACCTGGTACGACGTCGACCCGCGCACCGGCGTGCCGTCCCGCGCGGGCGCCGTGCCCGCGCCGGCCGCCTCCTGCGTCGTCCTCGCCTGA
- a CDS encoding FUSC family protein gives MKRIFVAPDPGHLRLRNATRAVVGVGLAVTAAELAGLSLTASITGGLAALLALFTVIDGTVRAQRVTTVLLPAAGFPALALATALHDLSPYRDVAFLAVVFCGAYARRWGARGHALGIFAFMQYFVVQFLHAAPAQLPELYLAVGIALAVAAAVRFALWPIERRTPPVAAPAPLPGRGLARPTTRQAVQATVACGLALAVGQVLSEERWYWAVGTAWWIFVNTASRGETLVRGFRRVLGTVLGIVAGLAVALPLDGAPAPTAALVAVCVFGIFYTAPVSYSWMMLAVTVMAGLLYGLLGVLTPHLLVLRLAETAVGALFAALAVTLVLPVTTHDTNEAWIQRALHGVRRCAAEAAERLAGSATADPAPHAAELEALLARVRMSLAPLVHPLSPFRGRRARARQVLALLDDCAREVRGLVSVAADPDAGHDARLAAACWRVEAAVEALLTRERARDAADRHADPASDPAVDRHAAPVRVADVVEVPVPATGDGPGASRAVPALAHLHGLERLLAELDAPLRTAPRSPLVGS, from the coding sequence GTGAAGAGGATCTTCGTGGCCCCGGACCCGGGGCACCTCAGGCTTAGGAACGCGACCCGTGCCGTCGTCGGCGTCGGTCTCGCCGTCACCGCCGCCGAACTGGCCGGACTGTCCCTGACCGCGTCCATCACCGGCGGCCTCGCCGCGCTGCTCGCGCTCTTCACCGTCATCGACGGCACCGTCCGCGCCCAGCGGGTCACGACCGTCCTGCTCCCGGCCGCCGGGTTCCCCGCGCTCGCCCTCGCCACCGCCCTGCACGACCTGTCCCCGTACCGGGACGTGGCCTTCCTCGCCGTCGTCTTCTGCGGCGCGTACGCCCGGCGCTGGGGCGCTCGCGGCCACGCGCTCGGGATCTTCGCGTTCATGCAGTACTTCGTGGTGCAGTTCCTGCACGCGGCCCCGGCGCAGCTGCCCGAGCTGTACCTCGCCGTCGGCATCGCGCTGGCCGTCGCCGCCGCCGTGCGGTTCGCGCTGTGGCCCATCGAACGGCGCACCCCGCCCGTCGCCGCGCCGGCGCCGCTGCCCGGCCGGGGCCTCGCCCGGCCGACCACCCGGCAGGCGGTGCAGGCGACCGTGGCGTGCGGCCTCGCCCTGGCGGTGGGCCAGGTCCTCTCGGAGGAGCGCTGGTACTGGGCCGTCGGCACCGCTTGGTGGATCTTCGTCAACACCGCGTCGCGCGGCGAGACCCTGGTCCGCGGCTTCCGCCGGGTCCTCGGCACCGTCCTCGGCATCGTGGCGGGCCTGGCCGTGGCGCTGCCGCTGGACGGCGCGCCCGCGCCGACGGCGGCGCTGGTCGCCGTGTGCGTCTTCGGCATCTTCTACACGGCGCCCGTGTCGTACAGCTGGATGATGCTCGCCGTCACGGTCATGGCGGGCCTCCTCTACGGGCTGCTCGGCGTGCTCACCCCGCACCTGCTCGTGCTGCGGCTCGCCGAGACGGCCGTCGGCGCGCTCTTCGCCGCCCTGGCCGTCACGCTGGTGCTGCCGGTCACCACCCACGACACCAACGAGGCCTGGATCCAGCGGGCCCTGCACGGCGTGCGTCGGTGCGCCGCCGAGGCGGCCGAGCGGCTGGCGGGTTCGGCGACCGCCGACCCGGCCCCGCACGCCGCCGAGCTGGAGGCGCTGCTGGCCCGCGTACGGATGTCGCTGGCGCCGCTGGTGCACCCCCTGAGCCCGTTCCGCGGGCGCCGGGCCCGGGCGCGGCAGGTCCTCGCGCTGCTCGACGACTGCGCCCGTGAGGTGCGCGGCCTGGTCTCCGTGGCCGCCGACCCGGACGCCGGGCACGACGCCCGGCTGGCCGCGGCCTGCTGGCGGGTCGAGGCGGCCGTTGAGGCCCTGCTCACCCGGGAACGCGCCAGGGACGCCGCCGACCGCCACGCCGATCCCGCCTCTGACCCCGCCGTCGACCGGCACGCCGCACCGGTCCGGGTGGCCGACGTGGTGGAGGTACCCGTACCGGCGACGGGCGACGGGCCGGGCGCCTCCCGCGCCGTACCGGCACTGGCGCACCTGCACGGCCTGGAGCGGCTGCTCGCCGAGCTCGACGCGCCGCTGCGCACCGCGCCCCGCTCGCCGTTGGTCGGGTCCTGA
- a CDS encoding DegT/DnrJ/EryC1/StrS family aminotransferase, translated as MPEREIPLPTVLDPRGRTIGAEEREAVLRVLDSGVLCSAFGQEARSLEAEMARLYGRSHAVACSSGTAALHLAMVACGVGPGDEVVTTPISDFGTVAPVLALGARPVFADVLAGDGNLDPDAVRAAITPRTKAVVAVHLFGGAADVRRLREVCDRHGLPLVEDCAQAWLAEDGAGRLLGTVGDVACFSLQQFKHITTGDGGLVTADDPGLARRMRLFMDKGWDRSEGRVHRETGLNYRMPELVAAVGRAQLAKVADVVRARRESAGRLVAALDGLEGVALAGRPAGHAWWMVPLLVEDNARWAEALGDEGVPALPGYLERPLYANPAVPGGERGLCPRAEELIDRTLLALPWTEGYTEAHVDRIARALHRVHALHHGAAPV; from the coding sequence ATGCCCGAACGGGAAATCCCCTTGCCCACGGTGCTCGACCCGCGCGGCAGGACCATCGGCGCCGAGGAGCGGGAGGCGGTGCTGCGGGTCCTGGACTCCGGGGTGCTGTGCAGCGCGTTCGGTCAGGAGGCGAGGTCGCTGGAGGCGGAGATGGCCCGGCTGTACGGGCGTTCCCACGCCGTGGCGTGCTCCTCCGGCACGGCGGCCCTGCACCTGGCGATGGTGGCGTGCGGGGTGGGACCGGGCGACGAGGTGGTGACGACGCCCATCTCCGACTTCGGCACGGTCGCCCCCGTCCTCGCGCTGGGGGCCCGTCCGGTCTTCGCGGACGTGCTCGCGGGGGACGGCAACCTCGACCCGGACGCGGTCCGGGCGGCGATCACGCCGCGCACCAAGGCGGTCGTCGCCGTCCACCTCTTCGGCGGCGCCGCGGACGTCCGGCGGTTGCGGGAGGTCTGCGACCGGCACGGCCTGCCACTGGTGGAGGACTGCGCGCAGGCGTGGCTGGCGGAGGACGGCGCGGGGCGGCTGCTCGGCACCGTCGGCGACGTCGCCTGCTTCAGCCTGCAGCAGTTCAAGCACATCACCACCGGCGACGGCGGTCTGGTGACGGCGGACGACCCGGGGCTCGCCCGCCGGATGCGGCTGTTCATGGACAAGGGCTGGGACCGCTCCGAGGGCCGCGTCCACCGGGAGACGGGGCTCAACTACCGCATGCCGGAGCTGGTCGCGGCCGTGGGGCGGGCGCAGCTCGCCAAGGTGGCCGACGTCGTCCGGGCGCGCCGCGAGAGCGCCGGCCGGCTGGTCGCGGCGCTCGACGGGCTGGAGGGGGTGGCCCTCGCCGGCCGGCCGGCGGGGCACGCGTGGTGGATGGTCCCGCTGCTGGTCGAGGACAACGCCCGCTGGGCCGAGGCCCTGGGCGACGAGGGCGTGCCGGCCCTGCCCGGCTACCTGGAGCGCCCGTTGTACGCGAATCCGGCCGTGCCCGGTGGCGAGCGGGGGCTGTGTCCGCGCGCCGAGGAGCTGATCGACCGGACGCTGCTGGCGCTGCCGTGGACCGAGGGGTACACGGAGGCACACGTGGACCGGATCGCCCGCGCCCTGCACCGGGTGCACGCGCTGCACCACGGGGCCGCGCCCGTGTGA
- a CDS encoding carbohydrate ABC transporter permease, which yields MARLRLPALLVLVALVTMTPFVVMVLVAFAPAGGRTLPGAFDLTRATWENFSAVLSGADITRWAVNSLVYSLVSVVLILLFSSMAGYAFAKKRFPGRELLFWSFLATLMVPFQATLIPYFVLVSRLGGVDTYWGLIVPTLANSQAVFLMRQFIRQLPDELFEAAKIDGASEWRIYTTVVIPLITPVLATLGVFVFLWHWNDFLWPLVIGQSSHMRTLTVGLATLEGENVAVNQIMAGATITVLPCLLVFGLLQRYLTDSIATTGLKS from the coding sequence ATGGCGAGACTGCGACTGCCGGCCCTGCTGGTCCTGGTGGCGCTGGTGACGATGACGCCGTTCGTGGTGATGGTGCTGGTCGCCTTCGCCCCCGCGGGCGGCCGCACCCTGCCGGGCGCCTTCGACCTGACCCGCGCCACCTGGGAGAACTTCTCCGCGGTGCTCTCCGGCGCCGACATCACCCGCTGGGCCGTCAACTCCCTGGTGTACTCGCTGGTGTCGGTGGTCCTGATCCTGCTCTTCTCATCGATGGCCGGCTACGCCTTCGCCAAGAAGCGCTTCCCCGGCCGCGAGCTGCTCTTCTGGTCGTTCCTCGCGACGCTGATGGTGCCGTTCCAGGCCACGCTCATCCCGTACTTCGTCCTCGTCTCGCGGCTCGGCGGCGTCGACACGTACTGGGGCCTGATCGTGCCGACCCTCGCCAACTCGCAGGCGGTCTTCCTGATGCGCCAGTTCATCCGGCAGCTGCCCGACGAGCTGTTCGAGGCCGCGAAGATCGACGGCGCGTCCGAGTGGCGGATCTACACGACGGTCGTGATCCCGCTGATCACCCCGGTCCTGGCCACGCTCGGCGTCTTCGTCTTCCTGTGGCACTGGAACGACTTCCTGTGGCCGCTCGTCATCGGTCAGTCCTCGCACATGCGCACGCTCACCGTCGGCCTGGCGACGCTGGAGGGCGAGAACGTCGCGGTCAACCAGATCATGGCCGGGGCGACCATCACCGTCCTGCCGTGCCTGCTGGTCTTCGGGCTCCTCCAGCGCTACCTGACCGACTCGATCGCGACGACCGGCCTCAAGTCCTGA
- a CDS encoding response regulator, with product MALTVGVIGPEDLVDRVVAVAADNGAARLRALPYRHEDETCDVVRDGAGSADALLFTGVVPHTLAARAGLVDRPAMYVPYSGATLLRALVELLRLGHDVSRISIDTLGRADVTETLIEAKLPTEHVRVLPYRPGLTSADLVDFHLAAHDRHGATVALTCLGSAFHQLEHRVHTVRLAPSRHSIRATLQALVLATAGAHSDDAQVALGIVDLPAGDDDLAADLAVLGASLAGLPDGSRLAVTTRGALEKATDQFTRLPFLDGLAARHGAAHVGFGLGRTAAEAEALARRAVNRARSVGPVAGVVCMKDDVDIVIVHEAGDDAPAGASESTGLLARRVGLDPRTLERLRELVAAGAEPGITAHRVAEHLAVQQRTARRILKRLERAGVAVPVGSLQEGRTGRPPTVYRVSI from the coding sequence ATGGCGCTCACGGTCGGCGTGATAGGGCCCGAGGACCTGGTGGACCGGGTCGTCGCGGTCGCCGCGGACAACGGGGCCGCCCGGTTGCGGGCCCTGCCGTACCGGCACGAGGACGAGACCTGCGACGTCGTGCGCGACGGGGCCGGCAGCGCGGACGCCCTCCTCTTCACCGGCGTGGTCCCGCACACGCTCGCCGCCCGCGCCGGGCTGGTCGACCGGCCCGCCATGTACGTGCCGTACAGCGGCGCCACCCTGCTGCGGGCGCTCGTCGAGCTGCTCCGGCTGGGGCACGACGTGTCGCGGATCTCCATCGACACGCTCGGCCGGGCCGACGTGACCGAGACGCTCATCGAGGCGAAGCTGCCCACGGAGCACGTCCGCGTCCTGCCGTACCGGCCCGGCCTCACCTCGGCGGACCTGGTCGACTTCCACCTCGCCGCGCACGACCGGCACGGCGCGACGGTCGCCCTCACCTGCCTCGGATCGGCCTTCCACCAGTTGGAGCACCGTGTCCACACGGTGCGGCTCGCACCGTCGCGGCACTCCATACGCGCCACCCTCCAGGCCCTCGTGCTCGCCACGGCCGGCGCGCACAGCGACGACGCGCAGGTGGCGCTGGGGATCGTGGACCTGCCGGCGGGCGACGACGACCTCGCCGCCGACCTCGCCGTCCTGGGCGCCAGCCTCGCCGGGCTGCCCGACGGCAGCCGCCTCGCGGTGACCACGCGCGGTGCGCTGGAGAAGGCCACGGACCAGTTCACCCGACTGCCGTTCCTCGACGGGCTGGCCGCCCGGCACGGCGCCGCCCACGTCGGGTTCGGCCTGGGCCGCACCGCCGCGGAGGCGGAGGCACTGGCCCGGCGGGCGGTGAACCGGGCCCGCTCGGTCGGCCCGGTCGCCGGGGTCGTCTGCATGAAGGACGACGTCGACATCGTCATCGTCCACGAGGCCGGGGACGACGCCCCGGCCGGGGCATCCGAGAGCACCGGGCTGCTGGCCCGGCGCGTCGGGCTCGACCCGCGGACGCTGGAGCGGCTGCGGGAACTCGTCGCCGCCGGGGCCGAGCCGGGCATCACCGCCCACCGCGTCGCCGAGCACCTCGCCGTCCAGCAGCGCACCGCACGGCGCATCCTCAAGCGGCTGGAGAGGGCGGGCGTGGCCGTCCCCGTCGGCAGCCTGCAGGAGGGCAGGACGGGCAGGCCGCCCACGGTCTACCGCGTCAGTATCTAG
- a CDS encoding carbohydrate ABC transporter permease, giving the protein MTASTTGELAAPTPEPVAVPDPPRPAGRPPRPVRRREARVGLLFVAPMLLLFLVFRFGPTLGAAFLSLTDYRLSGDWRFIGVENYARLLEDDLFWASLGVTALYTLVFVPLTVCLSLGTALLLHRAVWLRGFFRGVFFLPYVTSIVLAAVIWKWIYDVEDGLLNAALGVLSLGPFDFLGDERLVLPAIAVTSAWKGFGYSMLILLAGLQSIPREVTEAAVIDGATGWQRLRWVTLPLLRPVLFFVLVIEAIGAFQVFDAMYVMTAGGPVRASYSLVYLLYDTGFKFFDFGYASALGLVLFLVVLVFSLIQRRLIGRDD; this is encoded by the coding sequence TTGACGGCGAGCACGACCGGCGAGCTGGCCGCGCCGACACCGGAGCCCGTCGCCGTACCCGACCCGCCCCGCCCGGCAGGCCGGCCGCCGAGGCCGGTGCGCCGGCGCGAGGCGCGCGTCGGTCTGCTGTTCGTGGCGCCGATGCTGCTGCTGTTCCTCGTCTTCCGGTTCGGCCCCACCCTCGGCGCGGCCTTCCTCTCCCTGACCGACTACCGGCTCAGCGGCGACTGGCGGTTCATCGGCGTCGAGAACTACGCCCGCCTCCTGGAGGACGACCTCTTCTGGGCCAGCCTCGGCGTCACCGCCCTGTACACCCTGGTCTTCGTGCCGCTGACGGTGTGCCTCTCCCTCGGCACCGCCCTGCTCCTACACCGCGCCGTCTGGCTGCGCGGCTTCTTCCGCGGGGTGTTCTTCCTGCCGTACGTCACGAGCATCGTGCTGGCCGCCGTGATCTGGAAGTGGATCTACGACGTGGAGGACGGCCTGCTCAACGCCGCCCTCGGCGTCCTGTCCCTCGGCCCCTTCGACTTCCTCGGCGACGAGCGGCTGGTGCTGCCGGCCATCGCCGTCACGTCCGCGTGGAAGGGCTTCGGCTACTCGATGCTCATCCTCCTCGCCGGGCTCCAGTCCATCCCGCGCGAGGTCACCGAGGCCGCCGTCATCGACGGAGCCACCGGTTGGCAGCGGCTGCGCTGGGTGACGCTGCCGCTGCTGCGCCCCGTGCTCTTCTTCGTCCTCGTCATCGAGGCGATCGGGGCGTTCCAGGTGTTCGACGCGATGTACGTGATGACGGCCGGCGGACCGGTGCGCGCCAGCTACTCCCTCGTCTACCTGCTGTACGACACCGGCTTCAAGTTCTTCGACTTCGGCTACGCGAGCGCGCTGGGACTGGTCCTCTTCCTGGTGGTCCTGGTGTTCTCCCTGATCCAGCGCCGGCTGATCGGACGGGACGACTGA